The Streptomyces sp. NBC_01689 genome includes a window with the following:
- a CDS encoding roadblock/LC7 domain-containing protein, giving the protein MSEATADPVHGVLAALRDTVMGVTESVLATADGLLVAADAEKTHPESMAAVAAAALSLGHRLAEQGGTGALREMSARCGTGHVIVTAVGSRALLVVVADEGLDLAAFRREIPAVVEELTAHLEADVTS; this is encoded by the coding sequence ATGAGTGAAGCCACAGCAGACCCGGTCCACGGCGTCCTGGCCGCCCTGCGGGACACCGTGATGGGCGTCACCGAGAGCGTCCTGGCGACGGCGGACGGACTGCTCGTCGCGGCCGACGCCGAGAAGACGCACCCGGAGTCGATGGCGGCCGTCGCCGCGGCGGCCCTCTCGCTGGGACACCGTCTCGCCGAACAGGGCGGCACCGGCGCCCTGCGCGAGATGAGCGCCCGCTGCGGCACCGGGCACGTCATCGTCACGGCGGTCGGCAGTCGCGCGCTGCTCGTCGTCGTGGCCGACGAGGGACTCGATCTCGCAGCGTTCCGCCGCGAGATCCCCGCCGTCGTGGAGGAACTCACCGCGCATCTCGAAGCCGACGTGACCTCCTGA
- a CDS encoding alpha/beta hydrolase, with product MDSRTRRTPQTTPGHRPAGDRPALVPLRPRGPASAAVLFLHGGRADGLEPSRPWHVAALRMRPVARAVAAAVPDGGVFLGKVRYRHRGWNGSRADPVQDARRALAELTRLIGEVPVILVGHSMGGRTALRVADAPQVGGVVALAPWCPDSEPVTQLRDRRVLVLHGDRDRITDPRASVAFVDRAREAGAHAGVLLVKTGGHAMLRRAGTWHRSTAVAVAELLTSGAPTGPPGGLLATALATRGAGVL from the coding sequence ATGGACAGCCGTACGCGCAGGACTCCCCAGACCACGCCGGGTCACCGGCCGGCCGGAGACCGACCGGCCCTGGTGCCGCTGAGGCCCCGGGGGCCGGCGAGCGCGGCCGTGCTCTTCCTGCACGGAGGCAGGGCCGACGGCCTGGAGCCTTCACGGCCCTGGCACGTCGCGGCACTGCGCATGCGGCCGGTCGCCCGAGCCGTCGCCGCGGCGGTGCCGGACGGAGGGGTCTTCCTCGGCAAGGTCCGCTACCGGCACCGGGGATGGAACGGTTCCCGGGCCGATCCGGTCCAGGACGCCCGGCGGGCTCTCGCGGAACTCACCCGGCTGATCGGCGAGGTGCCCGTGATCCTCGTCGGGCACTCGATGGGAGGCCGCACGGCGCTGCGCGTCGCCGACGCACCACAGGTCGGGGGAGTGGTGGCGCTCGCCCCGTGGTGCCCGGACAGCGAACCCGTGACCCAACTGCGGGACCGCCGTGTGCTCGTGCTCCACGGCGACCGGGACCGGATCACCGACCCCCGGGCCTCCGTCGCGTTCGTCGACCGTGCGCGGGAGGCCGGTGCGCACGCCGGGGTCCTGCTGGTGAAGACCGGCGGCCACGCCATGCTCCGCCGGGCCGGCACCTGGCATCGGTCCACTGCCGTGGCGGTCGCGGAACTCCTGACGTCCGGCGCCCCGACGGGACCGCCCGGCGGCCTGCTCGCCACGGCTCTGGCGACGCGCGGGGCCGGCGTGCTGTGA